A window of the Paenibacillus woosongensis genome harbors these coding sequences:
- a CDS encoding SOS response-associated peptidase — MCQRFSMAAELPEVQEHFQIERVMYYYRNRYNIRPTQNIPVVLQHNGERILDEFRWGFIPYWGKDAINADLRNVHQNPSYRKIVDKQRCVIPCNGMYYWKQQGKRSYAVRVVMKNRSMFGVAGLYEIWRDARGEPLRTCTLVMTDANPLIGEFESRMPAILSPVNMARWLDEQTNDLDALDPILTPHSADEMHAYAVTPQIENNRHDTDECIREMDLNRAWIKR; from the coding sequence ATGTGTCAACGTTTTTCAATGGCAGCCGAGCTGCCGGAGGTTCAAGAGCATTTTCAGATAGAACGAGTGATGTATTACTATAGAAACCGTTATAATATCAGACCGACGCAGAATATTCCAGTCGTCCTGCAACACAACGGGGAGCGAATTCTGGATGAATTTCGTTGGGGATTCATTCCTTACTGGGGAAAAGATGCGATTAATGCGGATCTTAGAAACGTGCATCAGAATCCGTCCTATCGCAAAATAGTAGACAAGCAGCGTTGCGTCATTCCGTGCAATGGAATGTATTATTGGAAACAGCAAGGAAAGAGATCGTACGCAGTGCGGGTCGTCATGAAGAACCGCAGTATGTTTGGAGTCGCCGGGTTATACGAAATTTGGCGGGATGCCCGCGGGGAACCGCTACGTACCTGCACGCTGGTTATGACAGACGCCAACCCGCTCATTGGAGAATTTGAGAGCCGCATGCCAGCCATACTTTCTCCGGTGAATATGGCCCGGTGGCTCGATGAGCAGACCAACGACCTTGATGCCCTCGATCCGATTTTAACGCCCCATTCAGCGGATGAAATGCATGCTTATGCAGTAACGCCTCAGATCGAGAACAACAGGCATGACACCGATGAATGCATTCGGGAAATGGATTTGAACCGGGCGTGGATCAAGCGCTGA
- a CDS encoding DUF2975 domain-containing protein: MKQASTLFLKSAIIIIGFPILALCIFLVPEIANFAAELSPEITYMKYLVFIDLYAAAIPFYFALYQAFKLLNCIDKNIAFSELSVRSLKKIKYCAITISSLFVVGMPLFYLMAERDDAPGIIVIGMVFIFCSMVIAVFAAVLQRLLQEAIDIKSENDLVV; the protein is encoded by the coding sequence ATGAAACAAGCTTCGACGCTCTTTTTAAAGAGCGCAATTATTATTATTGGATTTCCGATTCTTGCCTTGTGCATATTTTTAGTGCCAGAGATCGCGAATTTCGCAGCAGAATTGTCCCCAGAGATTACTTATATGAAATATCTCGTATTTATCGATTTGTATGCCGCTGCGATTCCATTTTATTTTGCTCTGTATCAAGCTTTTAAACTTTTAAACTGTATTGACAAGAACATAGCTTTCTCGGAATTATCTGTACGGTCATTAAAGAAGATCAAATACTGTGCAATTACAATCAGCAGCTTGTTTGTGGTAGGCATGCCACTTTTCTATCTTATGGCGGAGCGAGACGATGCCCCAGGGATCATAGTCATTGGAATGGTCTTCATTTTCTGCTCCATGGTGATTGCCGTTTTTGCTGCAGTTCTTCAAAGGCTGTTACAAGAAGCTATCGATATAAAATCAGAGAATGACTTAGTAGTCTGA
- a CDS encoding amidase, translating to MSVFPYASYDAVGLAQLVRNKEVSPAELVHAAIEQINQRNPELNAVVHTRYEAAIHEAGQVSIGEQPFAGVPILLKDISQSIGGEPLTSGSRLFRHYKAKSDSHFVAKIRQAGFIPLGHTNTPEFGLKNITEPQLYGPTRNPWNPLHSPGGSSGGSAAAVASGMVPLAGASDGGGSIRIPASFSGLFGLKPTRGRTPVGPGVGRQWQGASIDFAVSRTVRDSAALLDVLQVLQNEAAFQVPLYPGKYLDDMYPAKDRTYRIAYTTDSPAGTEVSEEAKQAVLRLVKFLAAEGHFIEEKLSPVKGVQLMENYYAMNSGEMAAMVLNIERSLGRSITSEDIEIEGWVLLEAGRKLSAAEYALSLADWDTAAAQMNTIWDRYDFYITPATAFPAPRVGELTPGPEQIQHLLTVSDLSQDKQQELIYEMFEPSLTYTPFTQLANLTGTPAMSVPIYLTETGLPLGVQIMSSKGREHDLFSLAHLLESSPLWIRTSIF from the coding sequence ATGTCTGTATTCCCTTATGCATCCTATGACGCTGTAGGGCTCGCTCAGTTGGTTCGAAATAAGGAAGTTTCGCCTGCGGAGCTCGTACATGCTGCCATTGAACAAATCAATCAGCGTAATCCTGAACTTAATGCAGTCGTGCATACACGGTATGAAGCAGCTATACATGAAGCTGGACAAGTCAGCATCGGCGAACAGCCGTTTGCGGGCGTACCTATTTTGCTTAAAGATATTTCCCAATCCATCGGCGGTGAACCCCTAACCTCTGGCTCCAGGCTGTTCCGGCATTATAAAGCAAAGTCGGATTCCCATTTTGTCGCCAAGATCCGCCAAGCTGGTTTTATTCCCCTTGGGCATACCAACACCCCCGAGTTCGGACTGAAAAATATTACAGAACCGCAATTGTATGGTCCAACACGCAATCCTTGGAATCCTCTCCATTCACCAGGAGGTTCCAGCGGAGGCTCCGCAGCTGCTGTCGCATCCGGTATGGTTCCGCTGGCAGGCGCAAGCGATGGTGGCGGATCCATCCGTATCCCGGCATCATTCAGCGGCCTATTTGGACTTAAGCCAACACGCGGCCGGACTCCGGTAGGCCCTGGCGTAGGCAGACAGTGGCAAGGCGCCTCGATCGATTTTGCTGTATCTAGGACAGTTCGAGACAGCGCAGCGCTGCTTGATGTGCTCCAAGTCCTACAGAACGAAGCTGCATTTCAGGTCCCCTTGTACCCGGGAAAATATCTGGATGATATGTACCCTGCGAAAGACAGAACCTATCGTATTGCCTACACTACAGATTCTCCTGCAGGTACGGAGGTTAGTGAGGAAGCCAAACAAGCCGTGCTTCGATTAGTCAAATTTCTAGCAGCAGAGGGGCATTTTATCGAAGAGAAATTAAGTCCCGTCAAAGGTGTGCAGCTTATGGAAAATTACTACGCGATGAACAGCGGCGAAATGGCTGCCATGGTGCTAAACATTGAGCGCTCACTCGGAAGATCGATTACATCAGAAGATATCGAAATTGAAGGATGGGTGCTGCTTGAAGCTGGACGCAAGCTGTCCGCCGCTGAATATGCGCTCAGCCTTGCGGATTGGGACACAGCTGCTGCCCAAATGAATACGATTTGGGATCGGTACGACTTTTATATTACGCCAGCGACGGCCTTCCCGGCCCCTCGTGTCGGTGAATTAACACCAGGCCCGGAGCAAATCCAACATCTGCTCACTGTAAGCGACCTTTCACAAGATAAGCAGCAGGAACTGATTTACGAAATGTTTGAGCCAAGTCTGACCTATACACCGTTTACTCAGTTGGCTAACCTGACGGGGACACCGGCTATGAGCGTTCCTATATATCTCACCGAGACAGGATTGCCTTTAGGCGTGCAAATCATGTCTTCCAAGGGCCGGGAACATGATTTGTTCTCCCTTGCCCATCTTTTAGAAAGTTCTCCGTTATGGATCAGAACATCAATATTCTAA
- a CDS encoding ArsR/SmtB family transcription factor, with protein MSENNQLRDVFAAIADPTRRRLIQLLAEADEVPLHELTAHFQMGRTAVSKHLTMLKEAGLVLDRKVGRETRFRLNAFPLKEVQDWVAFYSKYWSTNMMRLKQLLEEEDE; from the coding sequence GTGAGCGAGAATAACCAGTTGCGGGATGTGTTCGCTGCAATTGCAGATCCAACAAGGCGCCGATTGATTCAATTGTTGGCTGAAGCCGACGAAGTACCGCTCCATGAATTAACGGCACACTTTCAAATGGGCCGGACAGCGGTATCGAAACATTTGACGATGCTTAAGGAGGCCGGGCTGGTACTTGATCGAAAAGTCGGCAGAGAAACACGATTTCGGCTGAACGCTTTTCCGTTAAAAGAGGTACAAGACTGGGTGGCTTTCTACAGTAAGTACTGGAGTACAAATATGATGCGCCTGAAACAACTATTAGAGGAGGAAGATGAATGA
- a CDS encoding MFS transporter, with amino-acid sequence MLQTEDNRKDHWKRNIILFLSSQTISLFGSSLVQYAIMWYITLTTQSGIMMTLYILCGFIPTFLLSPFAGVWADRFHRKSLIMLADAMIAAVTLVLAIMFLLGYQATWLLFIIAAVRALGAGIQTPAVGAILPQIVPQDKLTKVNGINGSLQALTMFISPIVSAALLTMASIEAIFFIDVITAAMAIFTLLVFLKIPIHQKASEGQMTGYLNDFKQGLRYIEQHPFLKSFFIFFAFFFVLMAPAAFLTPLQVTRSFGEDVWRLTAIEIAFSVGMMAGGGIIASWGGFKNKVYTMAIASFVMALSTFALGIVPVFWMYLAIMAVFGVALPIFNTPTTVMLQEKVDENYLGRIFGVFGMISTSMMPIGMLIFGPLADVVNIEWLLIGTGLLMLVLTVFFSRNKRLVEAGLPLGESSIPNEAHLNKDTV; translated from the coding sequence ATGCTACAAACCGAAGATAACAGGAAAGATCATTGGAAGAGGAATATCATCCTCTTTTTAAGCAGCCAGACCATCTCGCTATTCGGCTCGTCTTTAGTACAATATGCCATTATGTGGTACATTACGCTGACCACACAATCGGGGATCATGATGACGCTCTATATTCTTTGCGGATTTATTCCGACGTTCCTGCTATCGCCGTTTGCTGGTGTTTGGGCGGACCGCTTCCATCGAAAATCACTTATCATGCTAGCGGATGCTATGATCGCTGCGGTTACGCTGGTTCTGGCCATCATGTTCTTGCTTGGCTATCAAGCAACATGGCTGTTGTTTATCATCGCAGCGGTGCGCGCGCTCGGGGCTGGCATTCAGACCCCCGCGGTGGGAGCGATATTGCCGCAAATCGTGCCGCAAGACAAGCTAACGAAAGTAAACGGCATCAATGGAAGCCTTCAAGCGCTCACCATGTTCATCTCGCCTATTGTCAGCGCGGCTTTGCTCACGATGGCATCGATTGAAGCGATTTTTTTCATCGACGTCATTACAGCGGCAATGGCTATATTCACATTGCTCGTCTTCCTAAAAATTCCGATACATCAGAAGGCATCTGAAGGGCAAATGACAGGCTACCTGAACGATTTCAAACAGGGCTTGCGATATATTGAACAGCACCCCTTTTTGAAATCATTTTTTATTTTTTTCGCCTTTTTCTTCGTACTCATGGCCCCCGCTGCCTTTTTGACTCCGCTGCAGGTTACGCGCAGCTTCGGAGAAGATGTATGGCGCTTGACTGCCATCGAAATTGCGTTTTCCGTGGGTATGATGGCCGGAGGGGGAATTATTGCCTCATGGGGCGGCTTCAAAAATAAAGTGTACACCATGGCTATTGCCAGCTTCGTGATGGCATTGTCCACATTTGCACTCGGCATTGTGCCAGTTTTCTGGATGTACTTAGCCATTATGGCGGTATTCGGAGTAGCGCTGCCTATCTTTAATACACCAACGACCGTTATGCTGCAGGAGAAGGTGGATGAAAATTATTTGGGCCGGATCTTCGGCGTCTTTGGGATGATCTCTACATCCATGATGCCCATTGGGATGTTGATCTTCGGACCGCTTGCCGATGTAGTGAATATAGAATGGCTATTAATTGGAACTGGACTGCTTATGCTCGTGCTGACTGTTTTCTTCTCTCGCAATAAACGATTGGTGGAAGCAGGCTTGCCGTTGGGGGAAAGTTCCATTCCCAATGAGGCGCATCTGAATAAAGATACTGTATAG
- a CDS encoding glycoside hydrolase family 16 protein, translating to MKESHATERRFLLKGWSLFLVVLMLASGALWPTSKAQAAETAVTSMDYFSPADGPVISKSGVGQASYGFVMPIFNGGSATWNDVAHDVGVNVKVGGNWVDIDSVSSFVYNQNWGHWSDGGFTGYWFTLSSTTEVQLYSKANGVTLEYTLVFQNINKTTITAMTPTQGPEITASFTGGAGFTYPTFNNDPAVTYEAVADDLKVYVKPVNSSTWIDIDNNAASGWIYDRNFGQFTEGGGGYWFNVTESINVKLESKSSLVNVVYTINFNEAVRNSYVITPYEGTTFTADTSGAIGIPLPKIDGGAPIGTELDNFVYEININGQWVNLGDSGQSGFSYSANGYNNMSDKNQWGYWSDYIYGLWFQPIQEDMQIRIGYPLNGQKGGSIGNNYVHYTFIGNPNAPRPDVSDHEDIAIGTPSDPAIAGMDLIWQDEFNGTALDPSKWNYELGYYLNDDPGTWGWGNAELQHYTDSPQNVFVQDGKLNLRALHDSKSFPQDPNRFAQYSSGKVNTKDHFNLQYGRVDFRAKLPTGNGVWPALWMLPQDSPYGTWAASGEIDVMEARGRLPGMSTGAVHFGGTWPANRHISGEYNFPEGQTIDNDFHVYSVVWEEDNIKWYVDGKFFFKVTNEQWYSLAAPNNPNAPFDQPFYLIMNLAIGGSFDGGITPNPSDIPATMQVDYVRVYKENGAGNPGSGNGNVPNPSTTIIIGDEVRGLKKTGDNLQFYVHGATFADLHYKVNNGGQMNVAMNSTGNGNYTYPLNNLQHGDTVEYFFTYNPGQGALDTPWFTYIHGVTQGTPE from the coding sequence ATGAAGGAATCTCATGCTACGGAAAGGCGGTTTTTGCTGAAGGGATGGAGCTTGTTCTTAGTGGTACTCATGCTTGCTAGTGGTGCCCTATGGCCAACTTCGAAAGCACAGGCCGCGGAAACTGCGGTTACCTCTATGGATTACTTTTCACCAGCAGACGGACCCGTCATCTCCAAATCAGGGGTTGGACAAGCCAGCTACGGATTTGTCATGCCTATTTTCAACGGAGGCTCCGCCACTTGGAATGATGTAGCCCATGACGTAGGCGTCAATGTGAAGGTAGGCGGCAACTGGGTAGATATTGATAGTGTCAGCAGCTTTGTCTACAACCAGAACTGGGGACACTGGAGTGATGGCGGTTTCACCGGCTACTGGTTCACTCTTTCTTCAACAACCGAGGTTCAGCTGTACTCCAAAGCCAATGGCGTTACACTGGAATACACGCTGGTGTTTCAGAACATTAACAAAACCACGATTACAGCGATGACGCCTACCCAAGGGCCGGAAATTACAGCAAGCTTTACGGGTGGAGCCGGCTTCACCTATCCTACATTCAATAACGATCCGGCCGTAACGTATGAAGCTGTAGCGGATGATCTGAAGGTGTATGTGAAGCCTGTAAACAGCAGCACATGGATCGATATCGACAATAATGCCGCGAGCGGCTGGATCTATGATCGAAACTTTGGTCAATTTACCGAAGGTGGCGGCGGCTACTGGTTTAACGTGACGGAGTCAATCAACGTCAAATTGGAATCGAAGTCCTCTTTAGTTAACGTTGTATATACGATCAACTTTAACGAAGCCGTAAGGAATTCATATGTCATTACCCCTTATGAGGGAACGACATTTACGGCAGACACGAGCGGTGCGATTGGCATCCCGCTGCCTAAGATTGACGGAGGCGCGCCAATTGGCACGGAGCTTGATAATTTTGTATACGAGATTAACATCAACGGGCAATGGGTTAACTTGGGAGATTCGGGCCAAAGTGGATTTTCATATTCCGCCAACGGCTACAACAATATGTCCGACAAGAATCAATGGGGCTACTGGTCTGATTACATTTATGGATTATGGTTTCAGCCTATCCAGGAAGATATGCAAATCCGTATCGGCTATCCATTAAACGGACAAAAGGGCGGCAGCATCGGCAATAATTATGTGCACTACACATTTATCGGCAATCCGAATGCTCCTCGTCCGGATGTAAGCGACCATGAGGATATTGCCATCGGAACGCCAAGCGATCCAGCGATAGCGGGCATGGATCTAATCTGGCAGGATGAATTTAATGGAACTGCGCTGGATCCGAGCAAATGGAACTACGAATTGGGCTATTATCTCAATGATGACCCTGGTACATGGGGTTGGGGCAATGCGGAGCTGCAGCACTATACCGATAGTCCGCAAAACGTATTCGTACAGGACGGTAAGCTGAACCTCCGGGCTCTGCACGATTCCAAATCTTTCCCGCAAGATCCAAACCGGTTTGCGCAATACTCATCCGGCAAAGTTAACACGAAGGATCATTTTAACCTTCAATATGGCCGAGTCGACTTCCGCGCCAAACTGCCTACAGGCAATGGTGTGTGGCCGGCATTGTGGATGCTCCCGCAAGACAGCCCTTACGGGACATGGGCAGCATCTGGCGAAATCGATGTCATGGAAGCGAGAGGGCGTTTGCCTGGCATGTCGACCGGCGCCGTACACTTTGGCGGAACATGGCCGGCGAACCGGCATATTTCAGGCGAATATAACTTCCCAGAAGGCCAAACCATCGACAATGATTTTCATGTCTATTCCGTCGTTTGGGAAGAGGACAACATTAAATGGTATGTGGATGGCAAGTTCTTCTTTAAAGTGACTAATGAACAGTGGTATTCGCTAGCTGCACCGAACAATCCGAACGCTCCATTCGACCAGCCTTTCTATCTCATTATGAATCTGGCGATCGGCGGAAGCTTTGATGGCGGCATTACGCCGAATCCGTCCGATATTCCTGCTACGATGCAGGTCGATTATGTGCGGGTCTATAAGGAAAACGGTGCTGGGAATCCTGGAAGTGGAAACGGAAATGTGCCGAATCCATCCACGACTATCATTATCGGTGATGAGGTGCGGGGGTTAAAGAAAACAGGCGATAACTTGCAGTTCTATGTTCATGGAGCAACTTTTGCCGATCTGCATTATAAGGTTAATAACGGCGGGCAGATGAACGTAGCGATGAATTCAACGGGAAACGGTAATTATACTTATCCTCTAAATAACCTGCAGCATGGGGATACCGTGGAGTACTTCTTCACCTATAACCCGGGGCAAGGGGCTTTGGATACCCCTTGGTTCACTTATATCCATGGCGTGACCCAAGGAACACCGGAGTAA
- a CDS encoding macrolide family glycosyltransferase, which produces MARILFINGGSEGHINPTLGVVEELVSRGEEVVYFCIEAFRERVEKTGAAVRTFNGQKLIKAFISGGRDYLLERVNGLLLTADIVIPSVLEQIKGEHYDYIIHDSMFGCGRLLAQMLKLPAINSCTSFAQTKESFDHSMEQFFKNVPAEIVKPINDKFQSLTEMIMEKYEVDISSPYEVFCNPAPLTIVYTIKEFQPYGEAFDQTYKFVGPSISSRLTQEDFDFAAFQGNNPIYISLGTVFNQAAKFYKLCFEALGNTEYTIVMSVGNNTPISDLGEIPENFIVKNYVPQTDVLQHAKLFITHGGMNSAHEGLYYGVPLIVIPQSADQPVIAKQVAHIGAGIQLQMQSLTANQLREAVDHVLSSSFVEAAADIRESFRKSGGYRQAVDEIFQFINHC; this is translated from the coding sequence ATGGCGCGTATTTTGTTTATTAATGGCGGATCAGAGGGACATATCAATCCAACGCTTGGAGTTGTCGAGGAGCTTGTTTCGCGCGGAGAAGAGGTGGTGTACTTTTGTATAGAAGCATTTCGGGAACGAGTGGAGAAGACCGGGGCTGCGGTACGAACCTTTAACGGCCAAAAGCTGATCAAAGCCTTTATCTCAGGGGGGAGAGATTATTTGCTTGAAAGAGTCAACGGTCTTTTACTTACAGCAGATATCGTTATACCAAGCGTTCTTGAGCAGATCAAAGGAGAGCATTACGACTATATCATCCATGATTCCATGTTTGGCTGCGGACGATTGCTGGCTCAAATGCTTAAGCTTCCTGCTATCAACTCTTGTACTTCATTTGCACAGACCAAAGAGTCATTCGATCATTCCATGGAACAGTTTTTCAAAAATGTCCCTGCAGAAATAGTTAAACCTATAAACGATAAATTTCAAAGCCTGACGGAAATGATTATGGAAAAATATGAGGTGGATATCTCTTCTCCTTACGAGGTGTTCTGTAATCCTGCGCCGCTTACCATCGTTTATACAATAAAGGAGTTTCAGCCTTACGGAGAAGCATTCGATCAAACTTATAAATTCGTCGGCCCATCTATCTCGTCACGTTTAACCCAAGAAGACTTCGATTTTGCGGCATTCCAAGGGAATAATCCCATTTACATTTCATTGGGTACAGTCTTTAACCAGGCCGCTAAATTCTATAAGCTTTGTTTTGAGGCATTAGGGAACACGGAATACACGATTGTCATGTCTGTTGGGAATAATACCCCAATATCTGATTTAGGGGAAATTCCCGAGAACTTCATCGTCAAAAATTATGTTCCACAAACCGATGTACTGCAGCACGCTAAATTATTCATTACACATGGCGGAATGAATAGCGCGCATGAAGGTCTGTATTACGGGGTACCGTTAATTGTAATCCCGCAAAGCGCGGATCAGCCGGTTATAGCGAAACAGGTCGCACATATCGGGGCAGGCATACAATTACAGATGCAAAGCTTGACTGCAAATCAACTGCGTGAAGCCGTAGATCATGTACTTAGCTCCTCATTCGTGGAAGCTGCTGCAGATATAAGGGAATCCTTCCGAAAATCAGGCGGTTATCGTCAAGCTGTTGATGAGATCTTTCAATTTATAAATCATTGTTGA
- a CDS encoding MFS transporter, with the protein MYVMQLATIFIGFVIFGFSENIKGPAIPRIQLDFMLSESQLGTLLSLNALGYLIACSFTAYLTKLWGIKRVTIIAFASMAASGIFIFFSQHYSLFSASYFLMYIGNGMLEIGLAILGARIFVKNTGTMMNLSHGFYGLSSTVAPLIATGLMEVTINGYTLDWRGMYLVMLLLSVIPIGFALFSTFPGDDIEHEERLSLKTLLKDPVLWLMVLVLTFGVVSELAVGGWLVNFLEKAYGWSTVSASGMLSAFFLCFALARLLLGPLTDKIGFTLSLVVFSGFSAVCTFAAIFGGENLAYLFAAAGIGIAMIYPTVMAFIARRYPKGSDTAITFTVTLMGVGSVIGNYLIGGVIEITKAMFGAETYIGLFRGLQAGYGVIGLCAALSSISGIILYAYLYKRKEII; encoded by the coding sequence ATGTACGTCATGCAGCTGGCTACCATCTTTATAGGGTTTGTCATATTCGGATTCTCGGAAAACATCAAAGGTCCTGCCATTCCGCGAATTCAACTGGACTTTATGCTAAGCGAATCGCAGCTGGGGACTTTGTTATCCCTAAATGCGCTTGGTTATTTAATCGCTTGTTCTTTTACGGCCTATCTAACAAAGTTATGGGGAATAAAACGGGTAACGATCATTGCTTTTGCGTCGATGGCTGCCTCGGGTATATTCATCTTCTTCTCGCAGCACTATTCCCTGTTCTCGGCATCCTATTTCCTAATGTATATTGGAAACGGGATGCTGGAAATCGGGCTGGCTATTCTGGGTGCCCGCATCTTTGTAAAAAATACGGGAACGATGATGAATTTAAGCCATGGCTTTTATGGCCTTAGTTCGACAGTTGCACCGCTCATTGCAACGGGGTTGATGGAGGTTACGATCAACGGTTATACGCTGGACTGGCGAGGCATGTATCTGGTTATGCTGCTATTGTCCGTCATCCCGATTGGATTTGCCTTGTTCAGCACTTTTCCTGGGGATGACATCGAGCATGAAGAACGCTTATCTCTAAAAACATTGCTTAAGGACCCCGTTTTATGGCTGATGGTCCTCGTGTTAACCTTTGGCGTCGTATCGGAATTGGCCGTTGGAGGGTGGCTCGTTAACTTTCTGGAAAAAGCATATGGCTGGAGCACGGTATCCGCTTCAGGCATGTTATCGGCATTTTTCCTATGCTTTGCGCTAGCGCGGCTTTTGCTTGGCCCGTTAACCGACAAAATCGGCTTTACTTTATCATTAGTTGTATTCTCAGGTTTCTCGGCCGTATGTACATTTGCAGCGATCTTTGGCGGAGAGAACTTAGCATATTTATTTGCAGCTGCAGGTATTGGCATTGCCATGATCTATCCGACAGTTATGGCTTTTATCGCCAGAAGATACCCGAAGGGCAGTGATACTGCAATTACGTTTACCGTTACTCTGATGGGAGTAGGTAGCGTCATCGGCAACTATCTCATTGGAGGAGTTATCGAAATTACAAAGGCCATGTTCGGGGCCGAAACGTATATTGGCCTGTTCCGGGGGCTTCAGGCCGGCTATGGCGTTATAGGCTTATGTGCAGCGTTAAGTTCGATTTCGGGAATCATATTATATGCTTATTTATATAAGCGGAAAGAAATCATATAA
- a CDS encoding SRPBCC family protein: MSLSLSMDFQFNTTMEKLWSAITDSNKLAQWIADNDFKAEVGYRFQFRHQPSEWWDGIVDGVVLSVDEPNRLSYEWVTGQEKHTVTLTLQDLGDGKVNLHLEQTGFSNTQGLEGAKYGWSSWVVKLEKVLEQ; this comes from the coding sequence ATGAGTTTATCATTATCTATGGATTTTCAGTTCAACACAACAATGGAGAAGCTTTGGTCCGCCATTACCGATTCCAACAAGCTTGCCCAGTGGATTGCGGACAATGATTTTAAGGCAGAGGTAGGATATCGCTTTCAATTTCGCCATCAACCGTCCGAGTGGTGGGATGGAATCGTTGATGGTGTAGTGCTGAGCGTCGACGAACCAAACCGGTTATCCTATGAATGGGTTACCGGACAAGAGAAGCACACAGTCACCTTGACACTGCAGGATTTAGGGGACGGGAAGGTGAACCTTCATCTTGAACAAACCGGATTCTCGAATACGCAAGGGCTTGAAGGTGCTAAGTACGGCTGGAGCAGCTGGGTCGTTAAGCTTGAAAAGGTATTGGAACAATAG
- a CDS encoding DUF6254 family protein: protein MTHQKRRKEAAWKSRKQDRRPHGKIKSFKELSND, encoded by the coding sequence ATGACTCACCAGAAGAGAAGGAAAGAAGCTGCCTGGAAGTCGCGAAAGCAAGATCGCCGTCCTCATGGTAAAATCAAATCGTTCAAGGAGTTGTCCAACGATTAG
- a CDS encoding GNAT family N-acetyltransferase, whose translation MNDKQFEHIFALMKTSFPTSERRSYAGQKELLTDPHYRLITETNSNNQGIAFMAVWEFPSFRFIEHIAVDPNTRGSGIGGKIMASYMNESSKPILLEVEYPDTDIAQRRIGFYERLGFRLNPFDYVQPPLQKGETYLPLKIMSYPQILTNEEFTQRKEILYTNVYKVTELLSQ comes from the coding sequence ATGAACGACAAACAGTTTGAACATATTTTCGCGCTGATGAAAACCTCATTTCCAACAAGTGAACGAAGAAGTTACGCCGGACAGAAGGAATTGCTGACCGATCCGCATTACCGTCTCATTACGGAAACAAACAGCAATAACCAAGGGATCGCGTTTATGGCAGTATGGGAATTTCCTTCGTTCCGGTTCATCGAACATATTGCTGTTGATCCAAACACGCGTGGGAGCGGTATAGGCGGTAAAATCATGGCGTCATATATGAACGAGTCATCCAAGCCCATCCTGTTGGAGGTGGAATATCCTGACACTGACATTGCCCAGCGGAGAATAGGCTTCTATGAGCGCTTAGGGTTCCGGCTCAATCCTTTTGATTATGTGCAGCCGCCTCTTCAGAAAGGGGAGACATATTTACCGCTGAAGATCATGAGCTATCCTCAAATTCTCACAAATGAAGAGTTTACTCAGCGAAAAGAAATCTTGTATACAAACGTGTATAAGGTTACTGAGCTGCTGAGTCAATGA
- a CDS encoding helix-turn-helix domain-containing protein — translation MAIIINIDVMLAKRKMSVTELSEKVGITMANLSILKNGKAKAIRLSTLEAICKALECQPGDILEYRMDEDT, via the coding sequence ATGGCCATTATTATCAATATTGATGTGATGCTGGCTAAAAGAAAAATGAGTGTTACAGAACTTTCTGAGAAAGTTGGAATTACGATGGCTAACTTGTCCATATTGAAAAATGGAAAGGCAAAAGCGATTCGTTTATCCACTTTAGAGGCAATATGTAAAGCTTTAGAATGTCAGCCTGGAGATATTCTGGAATACAGAATGGACGAGGACACTTAA